One window from the genome of Cucumis melo cultivar AY chromosome 12, USDA_Cmelo_AY_1.0, whole genome shotgun sequence encodes:
- the LOC103501169 gene encoding uncharacterized protein LOC103501169 isoform X2 produces MSFLIVLDFNTFHSHKCLGIEHFSFAVDFDQIKIDSESLHSSLTLEGERTKQEGHDEKLRADDVCSGINKHPGAVNCRTTDDIFNLAPASSNASFLGNVDFGSYSQGFSTTDIGVDLSFAGGHNVAFDQKEGKHMISSSTGSSGCSGSTTACLDDENMSDDRPMKRKRLSSSDSLKTNYEHNESKINPFNEGNRGDTLITEKRLRKPPRRYSEESVEQKSRSNSKKSALKASKDKSLHSESHKQQWQKKVKAAPIIHKDKSFNGGCIQVPFGLPIEEGHSAKKRTCWEPEEIKDNRILCIKDKYEVESFSAESEDENTEDECTTKGNSTQKGNSRRKHHISWTLSEVMKLVEGVSEYGVGRWTEIKRLQFASSSHRTSVDLKDKWRNLLKASDTQLQNRRKVVLGRKQASQQVPESVLCRVRELAAIYPYPRENKSKESCSAPSTSSFKSTTNNMFVSLPTVM; encoded by the exons ATGAGTTTCCTGAT TGTTCTAGATTTCAACACGTTCCACTCTCATAAGTGCTTAGGCATTGAACATTTTTCGTTTGCTGTTGATTTTGATCAGATAAAGATCGATAGTG AATCATTGCATTCTAGCCTTACACTAGAAGGAGAGAGAACTAAGCAAGAG GGTCATGATGAAAAACTGCGAGCTGATGATGTGTGTTCCGGGATTAACAAACATCCGGGAGCTG TGAACTGTCGAACCACAGATGATATCTTCAATTTGGCTCCTGCTTCATCCAATGCTTCTTTTCTAGGCAATGTGGATTTTGGTAGCTACTCACAAGGTTTTTCTACAACAGACATTGGTGTTGATTTGTCTTTTGCTGGAG GGCATAATGTGGCTTTTGATCAGAAGGAAGGCAAACATATGATCTCATCTAGCACTGGGTCATCTGGCTGTTCAGGTAGCACTACTGCATGCTTGGATGATGAGAATATGTCAGACGACAGGCCTATGAAGAGGAAGAGACTTTCAAGCAGCGACTCCTTGAAGACAAATTATGAACACAACGAATCTAAAATCAATCCCTTTAATGAAGGGAATAGGGGAGATACACTTATTACAGAAAAGAGATTGAGAAAGCCTCCCAGGAGATACAGTGAAGAGTCAGTTGAACAAAAATCAAGATCTAATAGCAAGAAAAGCGCCCTTAAAGCTTCCAAGGATAAGTCTCTCCATTCTGAGTCTCACAAGCAGCAATGGCAGAAGAAAGTTAAAGCAGCACCAATCATTCATAAGGATAAATCATTCAATGGAGGTTGCATTCAAGTTCCGTTCGGTCTTCCAATAGAAGAAGGTCACTCGGCCAAAAAGAGAACATGCTGG GAGCCGGAGGAGATCAAGGACAATAGAATATTGtgcataaaagataaatatgaAGTGGAGTCTTTCTCAGCCGAGTCCGAAGATGAGAACACTGAAGATGAATGTACCACCAAAGGTAACAGTACTCAAAAAGGCAACAGTCGCAGGAAGCATCATATCTCGTGGACTCTTTCTGAGGTAATGAAGTTGGTAGAAGGTGTTTCAGAGTATGGAGTTGGAaggtggacagaaataaagAGGCTACAGTTTGCATCATCTTCACATAGAACATCTGTTGATCTCAAG GACAAATGGAGAAATCTATTGAAGGCAAGTGACACACAATTGCAAAACAGAAGAAAG GTGGTGCTTGGTCGGAAGCAAGCATCTCAGCAAGTACCAGAGTCTGTTCTATGTCGTGTTCGGGAATTGGCAGCTATTTATCCATATCCTAGGGAAAACAAATCTAAGGAATCATGCTCAGCTCCTTCAACTTCATCCTTCAAATCTACAACCAATAACATGTTTGTATCTTTGCCCACAGTTATGTGA
- the LOC103501169 gene encoding uncharacterized protein LOC103501169 isoform X1 yields MNAASKETMMTSNQATKMFTYEFPDVDSDLSIFPVPEDDVLGVEHFLEPDFNKCFSGSVLDFNTFHSHKCLGIEHFSFAVDFDQIKIDSESLHSSLTLEGERTKQEGHDEKLRADDVCSGINKHPGAVNCRTTDDIFNLAPASSNASFLGNVDFGSYSQGFSTTDIGVDLSFAGGHNVAFDQKEGKHMISSSTGSSGCSGSTTACLDDENMSDDRPMKRKRLSSSDSLKTNYEHNESKINPFNEGNRGDTLITEKRLRKPPRRYSEESVEQKSRSNSKKSALKASKDKSLHSESHKQQWQKKVKAAPIIHKDKSFNGGCIQVPFGLPIEEGHSAKKRTCWEPEEIKDNRILCIKDKYEVESFSAESEDENTEDECTTKGNSTQKGNSRRKHHISWTLSEVMKLVEGVSEYGVGRWTEIKRLQFASSSHRTSVDLKDKWRNLLKASDTQLQNRRKVVLGRKQASQQVPESVLCRVRELAAIYPYPRENKSKESCSAPSTSSFKSTTNNMFVSLPTVM; encoded by the exons ATGAATGCGGCGTCCAAGGAAACTATGATGACTTCCAATCAGGCTACAAAAATGTTTACTTATGAGTTTCCTGAT GTTGACTCGGATTTATCTATTTTCCCTGTTCCAGAAGATGATGTCTTAGGGGTGGAACATTTCTTGGAACCTGACTTTAACAAATGCTTTTCTGGCAGTGTTCTAGATTTCAACACGTTCCACTCTCATAAGTGCTTAGGCATTGAACATTTTTCGTTTGCTGTTGATTTTGATCAGATAAAGATCGATAGTG AATCATTGCATTCTAGCCTTACACTAGAAGGAGAGAGAACTAAGCAAGAG GGTCATGATGAAAAACTGCGAGCTGATGATGTGTGTTCCGGGATTAACAAACATCCGGGAGCTG TGAACTGTCGAACCACAGATGATATCTTCAATTTGGCTCCTGCTTCATCCAATGCTTCTTTTCTAGGCAATGTGGATTTTGGTAGCTACTCACAAGGTTTTTCTACAACAGACATTGGTGTTGATTTGTCTTTTGCTGGAG GGCATAATGTGGCTTTTGATCAGAAGGAAGGCAAACATATGATCTCATCTAGCACTGGGTCATCTGGCTGTTCAGGTAGCACTACTGCATGCTTGGATGATGAGAATATGTCAGACGACAGGCCTATGAAGAGGAAGAGACTTTCAAGCAGCGACTCCTTGAAGACAAATTATGAACACAACGAATCTAAAATCAATCCCTTTAATGAAGGGAATAGGGGAGATACACTTATTACAGAAAAGAGATTGAGAAAGCCTCCCAGGAGATACAGTGAAGAGTCAGTTGAACAAAAATCAAGATCTAATAGCAAGAAAAGCGCCCTTAAAGCTTCCAAGGATAAGTCTCTCCATTCTGAGTCTCACAAGCAGCAATGGCAGAAGAAAGTTAAAGCAGCACCAATCATTCATAAGGATAAATCATTCAATGGAGGTTGCATTCAAGTTCCGTTCGGTCTTCCAATAGAAGAAGGTCACTCGGCCAAAAAGAGAACATGCTGG GAGCCGGAGGAGATCAAGGACAATAGAATATTGtgcataaaagataaatatgaAGTGGAGTCTTTCTCAGCCGAGTCCGAAGATGAGAACACTGAAGATGAATGTACCACCAAAGGTAACAGTACTCAAAAAGGCAACAGTCGCAGGAAGCATCATATCTCGTGGACTCTTTCTGAGGTAATGAAGTTGGTAGAAGGTGTTTCAGAGTATGGAGTTGGAaggtggacagaaataaagAGGCTACAGTTTGCATCATCTTCACATAGAACATCTGTTGATCTCAAG GACAAATGGAGAAATCTATTGAAGGCAAGTGACACACAATTGCAAAACAGAAGAAAG GTGGTGCTTGGTCGGAAGCAAGCATCTCAGCAAGTACCAGAGTCTGTTCTATGTCGTGTTCGGGAATTGGCAGCTATTTATCCATATCCTAGGGAAAACAAATCTAAGGAATCATGCTCAGCTCCTTCAACTTCATCCTTCAAATCTACAACCAATAACATGTTTGTATCTTTGCCCACAGTTATGTGA
- the LOC103501169 gene encoding uncharacterized protein LOC103501169 isoform X3, producing the protein MLFIEISMCVCFGRAIWILSSIIHNLFLLASIHTHESLHSSLTLEGERTKQEGHDEKLRADDVCSGINKHPGAVNCRTTDDIFNLAPASSNASFLGNVDFGSYSQGFSTTDIGVDLSFAGGHNVAFDQKEGKHMISSSTGSSGCSGSTTACLDDENMSDDRPMKRKRLSSSDSLKTNYEHNESKINPFNEGNRGDTLITEKRLRKPPRRYSEESVEQKSRSNSKKSALKASKDKSLHSESHKQQWQKKVKAAPIIHKDKSFNGGCIQVPFGLPIEEGHSAKKRTCWEPEEIKDNRILCIKDKYEVESFSAESEDENTEDECTTKGNSTQKGNSRRKHHISWTLSEVMKLVEGVSEYGVGRWTEIKRLQFASSSHRTSVDLKDKWRNLLKASDTQLQNRRKVVLGRKQASQQVPESVLCRVRELAAIYPYPRENKSKESCSAPSTSSFKSTTNNMFVSLPTVM; encoded by the exons ATGCTCTTCATTGAAATTAGTATGTGTGTTTGTTTTGGTAGGGCAATTTGGATTCTTTCATCTATCATTCACAATCTTTTCCTTTTAGCCTCCATTCACACCCATG AATCATTGCATTCTAGCCTTACACTAGAAGGAGAGAGAACTAAGCAAGAG GGTCATGATGAAAAACTGCGAGCTGATGATGTGTGTTCCGGGATTAACAAACATCCGGGAGCTG TGAACTGTCGAACCACAGATGATATCTTCAATTTGGCTCCTGCTTCATCCAATGCTTCTTTTCTAGGCAATGTGGATTTTGGTAGCTACTCACAAGGTTTTTCTACAACAGACATTGGTGTTGATTTGTCTTTTGCTGGAG GGCATAATGTGGCTTTTGATCAGAAGGAAGGCAAACATATGATCTCATCTAGCACTGGGTCATCTGGCTGTTCAGGTAGCACTACTGCATGCTTGGATGATGAGAATATGTCAGACGACAGGCCTATGAAGAGGAAGAGACTTTCAAGCAGCGACTCCTTGAAGACAAATTATGAACACAACGAATCTAAAATCAATCCCTTTAATGAAGGGAATAGGGGAGATACACTTATTACAGAAAAGAGATTGAGAAAGCCTCCCAGGAGATACAGTGAAGAGTCAGTTGAACAAAAATCAAGATCTAATAGCAAGAAAAGCGCCCTTAAAGCTTCCAAGGATAAGTCTCTCCATTCTGAGTCTCACAAGCAGCAATGGCAGAAGAAAGTTAAAGCAGCACCAATCATTCATAAGGATAAATCATTCAATGGAGGTTGCATTCAAGTTCCGTTCGGTCTTCCAATAGAAGAAGGTCACTCGGCCAAAAAGAGAACATGCTGG GAGCCGGAGGAGATCAAGGACAATAGAATATTGtgcataaaagataaatatgaAGTGGAGTCTTTCTCAGCCGAGTCCGAAGATGAGAACACTGAAGATGAATGTACCACCAAAGGTAACAGTACTCAAAAAGGCAACAGTCGCAGGAAGCATCATATCTCGTGGACTCTTTCTGAGGTAATGAAGTTGGTAGAAGGTGTTTCAGAGTATGGAGTTGGAaggtggacagaaataaagAGGCTACAGTTTGCATCATCTTCACATAGAACATCTGTTGATCTCAAG GACAAATGGAGAAATCTATTGAAGGCAAGTGACACACAATTGCAAAACAGAAGAAAG GTGGTGCTTGGTCGGAAGCAAGCATCTCAGCAAGTACCAGAGTCTGTTCTATGTCGTGTTCGGGAATTGGCAGCTATTTATCCATATCCTAGGGAAAACAAATCTAAGGAATCATGCTCAGCTCCTTCAACTTCATCCTTCAAATCTACAACCAATAACATGTTTGTATCTTTGCCCACAGTTATGTGA